Proteins from one Vespula vulgaris chromosome 23, iyVesVulg1.1, whole genome shotgun sequence genomic window:
- the LOC127071846 gene encoding uncharacterized protein LOC127071846 encodes MMLITTFVIISFSMITVTKAMNYTVTKILDETVTVYENSLFDLEIIGFNNDSKVYMIINQPITDKDDLLINFVAERFDGVKFPLPDNPMKLCKFLFEERSTKLESYIRQFHISRAFNLEDQICPILPGKRKLLPYMFPKNVTLLHDIGCGDFVYTVDIFTNDTSDSSEYRSLISSQTTVHIEGESCSNTLM; translated from the exons ATGATGCTAATTACGACATTcgtgattatttcttttagcaTGATCACAGTTACGAAG GCCATGAATTATACCGTGACAAAAATCTTAGATGAAACAGTGACGGTATACGAGAATTCCTTATTCGACTTGGAAATAATCGGTTTTAATAATGACAGCAAAGTCTACATGATAATCAACCAGCCCATTACGGATAAGGATGACCTTCTT ATTAATTTTGTGGCAGAAAGGTTCGACGGTGTTAAATTTCCATTACCCGATAATCCCATGAAACTGTGTAAGTTCCTTTTCGAAGAACGATCTACTAAATTAGAATCTTACATCCgacaatttcatatttcaagAGCTTTTAATCTTGAAGATCAAATTTGTCCGATATTACCG gGTAAAAGAAAGCTGTTACCGTATATGTTTCCAAAAAATGTAACTCTTTTGCACGACATAGGTTGCGGGGATTTTGTTTACACTGTCGACATATTCACTAATGACACGAGTGATTCCAGTGAGTATAGATCTTTGATTTCTAGTCAGACAACTGTTCATATAGAGGGAGAAAGTTGTTCGAACACACTAATGTAA